CCGAGCCTGAGCCTGGCCCCACATGACAGCGTCCCTGACcaaacaaaaccccccaaacccttcgtctcctctcctctctcctctctcttcccaaaccctcctcctctcaccgccggcggcggcggcgcgctctccCGGATGGCTCTCATCGCCGGCTCCTACGAGCGCTTCATCTGGGGCTTCTCCCTCAAAACCCtaacctcctcctccgcctccgcgtcgtcgtcggaaACCCTAGCCCTCGCGCCGCTCTTCTCCTACCCGGCCCACGCGGGGCCCatccgctgcgccgccgcggcggcgcgcgcggggctCGCGGCGTCGGGCGGCTCCGACGACACCGTCCGCCTCTAcgacctccccgccgccgccgacctcggccCGCTCCTCGACCCCGCCGCGCCGGTCTCCGCCCTCGCCATCCACTCCCTCGGCCCCGTCCCGCgcaacctcctcgccgcctccgacgacggcctcctccacctctacgacgccggcgaggggTTCCCGCTCCTCGCCTCGCTCCGCGTCTTCCCGCGCCACCGCGAGCCCGCCGACGCCCTCGCCGTGCACCCCACGGGGCGTGtcgcgctcgccgtcggccgctcGGGGGGCCTCGCCATGCTCAAcctcctccgcggccgccgcagcTTCTCCTGCCGCCTCGAGCACCCGGCCACGGCGATCGCCTACGCCGAGGATGGCGCCGGTGGGGACCGCTTCGTGATGGCCGCCGAGGAGAAGGTGACCGTGCACGACTCCGAGGATGCTAGGATCATCCATGAGATCGACTGCGGCAAAAGGGTGCTCGCCTTTGCGCCTGCAAAGGTATTGCCATTCACCACCAAGATAATCTCTCCCACACACTCATTGTTGTAAGGATGGCTAGTTGCTTATGAGTTGTGGTTGCTAAATGGTTAGGCATAAATGCTAGTAGTTTACAGTGTAGGTGCTGAGTATTTGATGAAATTTGTCATATTGTTCAATGTGTCGGCTTTTGATTGATTATATTGTTACCGATATTGTGGTGAATTAGCTATCATTTGGAGCTCCAGTCCATGCTATTCTTTTAGCTATCTGGAGCTGATCATTTCGCTTTATGCATGAGGATTGAGGTTAATCTTTGGATGCTATAGATATTATAGAAACATTGAGTGACTATATGGTGTTGCCTTTTGTATACCGCTCACTTGTTTATGATTTAATTTGTTAGAAGGGAATACTTTACACTGGAGGAGAGGAACGCGGTATTACTGCTTGGGATCTTTCCAGTGGCAAGGTTACATCACGCATTGAGGATGCTCATTCAACTCGTGTGAAAGGGATTGTTGTCTTCGACGACAAGAACGATGGATCTGAACTGTGCAACCTAATTGCTTCGGCCTCATCAGATGGTATAATAAGGATCTGGGATGCTCGGATGATTGCAAAAGAGAAGACTACTCCATTAGCAGAGGCTAACACAAAAGCAAGGCTGACTTGTCTTGCGGGATCATCATTGAATTGTAAGTCCACGGAATATTCATCCTGTTGTTGTGTCGTCTATCAATGTCCAATGGAGGCTAACGTTGCTTATTGCTATTGACTGAAAAGAACTAACCATGATGGTTATACCTGCTTTTTCCACAGTCGAtggtttgattaaaattgacattttatttatttaaatcaATCTATTCGGAGTGCATCCATACGTCAAATGTCTTCTTTTTCTATGAGATGGATGGGCAACCGTCTTCTGAAGTTctgagatatatttttttttactttagttACTAGATTTTTGTTTATTGTTTACTTTTTTAGAAACAATTGTTTGCTGGTACATGCACTCTTTCATTAATCCTGCTTAAGATAATACATTCCTTTTCCACTAACCCAACCTTGTGTTCTATGTTGCCTGAACGAAATTCTTCCATAACCTTGATGTATTTAATTTACCAACAAAATTTTAGCTATGATCTGACATTTGATCTCTCTCTCGAAAATTTCAGGAGCTAAGGAAAGCAGAAATGAAGCGGACGTGGAGCTAAATTGTTGAATTGAGGCCGTGGTACCAATTTTGTACTCTTTAGTTTTTAGTCTAGTCTCTATAACATATTTGTGTTGGAGAAACAAACCGAGGAGCTCGATGTATGGGACATGTATGATAGCCATAAGTTATGCATCACCATAGTCTGGCTTGAGGGCCTAAACTGCTTAATGTTTATGCAAGCGCATGGTTCTATTGTATCACCAGTTTTCTATACCAAAATGTGCAGATTGCAACAATTTTTTCTTTAACCTACtagtctgtcccaaaaaaagcCAAACTCTGGCTATGAACCTGGACACACATGTGTTCAGGTTCGTAGCTAGGATTggacttattttgggacggagggggtaAGCATgaattttcactttttttttctcccgtcATGTTCTAATTCCTTTTTGTCATGAATGAAAGAAAATGAGATCATTACAGAACTTGATCAAACTCGAACTTAATTCCTCTCTGTCGCGAAGGAAAGAAAATGAGATCATTACagaatttgatcaaacttgaaCTGGAAAACACTTGAGATCATTACagaatttgatcaaacttgaaCTGGAAAACACTTGTAAACCTGATCCGAGCAAGAAACAGTTTCGTAAAATAGAATCTGACAGCCAGATCAAACACTCCAGCAATCTAAGATCTGGCAGCCAGATCAACCAATCCAATCATCAATCTATGAACACAATGAAACATCAGCAAAGAGTTCTCTCACAATACTCGAGAACTCAAGCACACCCACGACACCACACAATCTAATGAGGTATCAACACCTGAAACCCTCCTAAAACTACTCCCAATTCTATAAGTCTCTCCTTCACTCACCCGTCTGAGCTGAGTGACGATGCataatactcccttcatcccataatataagggattctagAGGGACGCGACGTATCTATGACTATCATTCATAGTCCTAGATATATCACTTCTTTTCAAAATCCATTATactatgggatagagggagtatcaCTCTAGTTGAGCTGCCTGAGGCTGGTCCCGTTGTTCCAccctctctccttctccctgTTGTGCtgcacccctcctcctccccggccgccgctcaCCGGCACACGCCGCGCTCTcatcaccccgccgccgccgccgccatgggtgGTTGTACCagccacgccggcgccggccctcCTCCCTGACTGATGAGCTGCCATTAGTGGCGGCCTGATGATCACCTTCTTCTGCAGGCTGCGACGCAGGATGCTGTTGATGATCCTCTTgttccgtccgccgccgccgccgccacccctgaTGTCGTTGGGGGCGATCACCAGCGGCGAGGAGCACTGCTCGGTGATCATGTCcagcggcgacgccgccgccgcgggtgtTGCGGGCTTGGGCAATGGTAGAGGCAGCATCAGTGAGTTCCGCCGCGGCAGCGGGATCAGCGAgccccggcgaggaggagcagccgGCTGCTGGTGAGCTCCGCCGCAGAGTGAGACTCTTCTGGCTTTTGTAGGCTGCGCGCCGCCGGCAGGGTTGTTCTCCTTCTCCGACGACATGGACATCAGGTGGTTGATGCTGTAGGTGTCCGTGTTGCTGTCGGAGAACATCTGCCTCGCGATTCCGAGGTCTTTGAGCAACGTCACTGGCTTCTCTGCTGTGGAGTTGAGGTTCCTCTCTGCCATGGGGCTTCTCGTCGGGCACGGTGAGTTTTCTGGCTTCTTgctttgctgctgctgatgcaggTGATCTTGGGCGATCTTGTTGTCGACGTGCTGCCTCGCTATCTTCCTTTCAACCAGCAGCTGTGCTTCCAGCTCTTTGATCTGGATATATAATGAGAGAGCAAGTAAATAACTGTAAGCATGTGAATTCTTCATTCATGAAAGTATGAGGACAACATCTTTATTAGAAAGTaatggtgaattggtgattaACTGATTAAGGTGTTTATATTGCAAAGGCGCTGGAGGAACCAATTAAGCAGCCGAAGATAAAAGATGCTTGAAGTACCTTCTCTTGGAGATTCATAGTGAGTAGGTCTTTGGCCTTGTTCTTTGCTTCAAGCGATTGGATTGTTTCTTCCATGCTCTTAATCTGAGCATCTTTATTCTTACTGTCCTGTTTGGCTCTCCCAGCCTAGCAAAACGAGCAGTATGAATTCAGATTAAAAAAAGATGGAATCTAAGATCTtactaaaagtatatatattgaCATAGTACTACTGTACCATCAGCTTATATCTTGACAGTTCACCAACATCAACTTGTTTTCTTGCTTGTCCAAGCTCTATTCCCCGCACTCTGCTCGCAAAGTTTAGCGAGCAAAGAGTTTCACCCACATCGTTCTCATTTGGGCTGATCTGAACAAACATCAAAGTCTTGGAGTCTCCACCTGTTTTGTTTGCAAACATTATTaccaaaaaaataaagaatagatGTAAATCCTACCACTCAAGGAAAAAGTTCTACATACTTAGCGAGTCCTGCAGCAAGTGCGTTAGCTTTGAGTTCCTGTCAATTTGGGACAATAAATATGTCAGTGGGCACTGGGCTCATAAGACAGTACTAATGAAAAATTAGACTTAAAGGACAGTAATTCACAACCTGAACGGTATATGCTGGCTCTTAGTTGCAAGAGCAGATATGACATCTCCAAGTGCAGAAAGGGACTTGTTAATATTTTGAGCTTCTTTCAGCCGTTCTCCTTGAGCATCTGTCTTTGCCACTCGCTCACTCCCGGCAAGGTCAATTAACCACAATTTACTTTTTGTTTGTTCCCCATTCATCAAGTTTTCTCCTTTGACCATTACACAATGCATACTGATACAGAATTAACGAGGTTAGGATTTAATAATTACAACTTTAGCATAAATGGATGAAAAATGTGTCAAAGAAAAGTATGAATTTAAGGGACTGACCAGTGTGATCGGCTGCTATGCTCATTAGCATTCGTTGAACCGACAACCCTAGCTTTGCTTCCAGTTTGCAGGACCTCCCAGGCCTCATTCATATTAGTAACACGTGCTTCAACAAGTCCTGGCACATGATGAACTCCTTCTGCAACTTGCCTTACTTCTAGCCTGTGAAGGAAGTGCCATGATATATTGGTTCTCGCATGTTGCTGTTAGAATTCACAAGAAACATACCTTTTGGCTGTTGCACCAGGCTGAGTCCCTGTCAGCAGCAAATCATGAATTTGTTCATTGTACACTTCCAAAACGCTGACAGTAATCTCATACTGAAAAAGGCCTTGTCTTTCTTTGGTAATTCGAAAGAGTTCCTCTAGAGTTCTGTAGTTAACCCCTCGAGCATCTTCAATTCCTTCCATTGTAAATGTTTTACCAGTGCCCGTCTGTCCAtaagcaaatatgcaaacaTTGTACCCATCCAGCACTGAAGTTGCAAAAGGCACAGTTTTCTCAAACACCTTTTCTGTAGAGAAATCGGAGAACATTACATCGTTAAAAACTTGAGCAAGGATACAGGTTGATAAACTGTACTAGTTATGAAGGGATTTACCTTGATCTTCTTCAGGGCTGAAAACAGAATCAAATTTGAAAACCTTTTTTGAAGATACATGCCCTCTGACAATTAGTTCGCCGTCTTTTGCAGATTCAAAATCAACTGCCATCGAAGCCCCTTCTTCAATTTCTTCACCATTTAATGGCCGACACCGGCAAAAAACTCTTATGTTACCTGATCAATACGCAAGACATAGTAATTAGTAAGTCTATTATTATCACCATCTGTTGCAGTAGCAATAAATCAAACCAACAAATAGCAACAAATCAAACCAACCTTTGACCTCTATAAGCTTGttgtaaagatcttttctttcttttgtctCCTCAGTGAACTTCTCTTTGAGATCCTTAAACTCACATTCCAAACTTGCATATTGGTTCACTGTTCCATTTAAGATATTAGTGTTGCCAACTCTAGGAAGTGGAGAAATATATACACGCAACAAACTAAAGGGTGTACAACTAGTTGAAATGCCACACTTATACCATGTTGTTGGATTGTCGTAGTCATTTGTGTAGCATCTGCCACAAATTTTTTGCATTCAAGCGATTCTTGTAGTAAAAtctggtgctctgccttcaaTGCCTGtggttttttttgaaaataaaataaaatatgctgCTTTGACTTCCCAGACAATTGTGCTATTTGTACATGAGTA
This genomic window from Oryza sativa Japonica Group chromosome 12, ASM3414082v1 contains:
- the LOC4352795 gene encoding uncharacterized protein isoform X1, which gives rise to MALIAGSYERFIWGFSLKTLTSSSASASSSETLALAPLFSYPAHAGPIRCAAAAARAGLAASGGSDDTVRLYDLPAAADLGPLLDPAAPVSALAIHSLGPVPRNLLAASDDGLLHLYDAGEGFPLLASLRVFPRHREPADALAVHPTGRVALAVGRSGGLAMLNLLRGRRSFSCRLEHPATAIAYAEDGAGGDRFVMAAEEKVTVHDSEDARIIHEIDCGKRVLAFAPAKKGILYTGGEERGITAWDLSSGKVTSRIEDAHSTRVKGIVVFDDKNDGSELCNLIASASSDGIIRIWDARMIAKEKTTPLAEANTKARLTCLAGSSLN
- the LOC4352795 gene encoding uncharacterized protein isoform X2, which encodes MALIAGSYERFIWGFSLKTLTSSSASASSSETLALAPLFSYPAHAGPIRCAAAAARAGLAASGGSDDTVRLYDLPAAADLGPLLDPAAPVSALAIHSLGPVPRNLLAASDDGLLHLYDAGEGFPLLASLRVFPRHREPADALAVHPTGRVALAVGRSGGLAMLNLLRGRRSFSCRLEHPATAIAYAEDGAGGDRFVMAAEEKVTVHDSEDARIIHEIDCGKRVLAFAPAKGILYTGGEERGITAWDLSSGKVTSRIEDAHSTRVKGIVVFDDKNDGSELCNLIASASSDGIIRIWDARMIAKEKTTPLAEANTKARLTCLAGSSLN
- the LOC4352796 gene encoding kinesin-like protein KIN-14R yields the protein MEMEEEGSGRGGDGPAAHGRIGGDSPVMVSSASVRKTVKMSETCDFIPYVDDDDDGNSEEENSASSGILPCDGMQHDTPDYIRRGAAAARHRIAPLELFSGPSPPQGPPSPSPAIGGAALEATSNDGVAEPQVHPPEGISSIISTGGGEQETATMGSQSVHETLHIEENEGKCSCCGQLKQEYSLLLREKEECRRVLEDLMRENELKSRECHEAQASLHELRMELMRKSMHVGSLAFAVEGQVKEKSRWCQLLNDLSEKFKALKAEHQILLQESLECKKFVADATQMTTTIQQHVNQYASLECEFKDLKEKFTEETKERKDLYNKLIEVKGNIRVFCRCRPLNGEEIEEGASMAVDFESAKDGELIVRGHVSSKKVFKFDSVFSPEEDQEKVFEKTVPFATSVLDGYNVCIFAYGQTGTGKTFTMEGIEDARGVNYRTLEELFRITKERQGLFQYEITVSVLEVYNEQIHDLLLTGTQPGATAKRLEVRQVAEGVHHVPGLVEARVTNMNEAWEVLQTGSKARVVGSTNANEHSSRSHCMHCVMVKGENLMNGEQTKSKLWLIDLAGSERVAKTDAQGERLKEAQNINKSLSALGDVISALATKSQHIPFRNSKLTHLLQDSLSGDSKTLMFVQISPNENDVGETLCSLNFASRVRGIELGQARKQVDVGELSRYKLMAGRAKQDSKNKDAQIKSMEETIQSLEAKNKAKDLLTMNLQEKIKELEAQLLVERKIARQHVDNKIAQDHLHQQQQSKKPENSPCPTRSPMAERNLNSTAEKPVTLLKDLGIARQMFSDSNTDTYSINHLMSMSSEKENNPAGGAQPTKARRVSLCGGAHQQPAAPPRRGSLIPLPRRNSLMLPLPLPKPATPAAAASPLDMITEQCSSPLVIAPNDIRGGGGGGGRNKRIINSILRRSLQKKVIIRPPLMAAHQSGRRAGAGVAGTTTHGGGGGGVMRARRVPVSGGRGGGGVQHNREKERGWNNGTSLRQLN